One window from the genome of Pieris rapae chromosome 8, ilPieRapa1.1, whole genome shotgun sequence encodes:
- the LOC123689413 gene encoding uncharacterized protein LOC123689413 codes for MVVGINRLYLFFNNKYIITLGYLYTVVMTGFIMSVMLSNNMSSATYIVFTNTVIIEFALLSFNSMVLYKKTFKKFVEKMEMFDTILNIKNHPQLVSFTFLHLLLYIFIFAILLILDLLYIQNFENFIGDRLVNYAYLVMYYAFICHDTEIIFFCVLLTMILRRVKIIKGHVGKLFLRKKKSSNQLEGLSYNANLDVSHLHNAYDLLHTCSEKLNSAMNFPFVKYLVAYTIVYCTKFTILFIMPCYFSNITTTQVATMRTMLHDAINTKTLGKYERRQLKAFFQLTQDSEFAYALWGVIKMDMSLPLSYCSLCVTYLIIVVQFSRFID; via the exons ATGGTTGTTGGCATAAATcgactgtatttatttttcaataataaatatataattacattggGATATTTATATACCGTAGTTATGACAGGTTTTATCATGTCTGTGATGTTGAGTAATAATATGAGTAGTGCGACCTATATTGTATTTACGAATACTGTGATAATAGAATTTGCTCTATTATCGTTCAACTCCATGGTACTCTACAAGAAAACATTTAAGAAGTTCGTTGAAAAAATGGAAATGTTCgatactatattaaatataaaaaatcatccCCAACTCGTGAGTTTTACTTTTCTGCATTTATTgttgtacatttttatattcgcTATACTTTTAATCCTAGATCtgctttatatacaaaattttgagAATTTCATTGGCGATAGACTTGTAAATTACGCGTATTTAGTAATGTACTATGCGTTCATCTGTCACGAtacagaaattatatttttttgcgttCTACTTACAATGATTTTGAGACGCGTTAAGATAATAAAGGGACATGTAGGAAAGTTATTTTTACGAAAGAAAAAGTCGAGTAATCAGCTTGAAGGCTTGTCGTATAATGCCAACTTGGATGTCAGTCACCTGCACAATGCTTATGATTTGCTTCATACGTGTTCGGAGAAACTCAACTCTGCTATGAATTTTCCG tttgtAAAATACCTTGTAGCATACACAATAGTCTATTGTACGAAGTTcacaatactttttataatgcCCTgctatttttcaaatattacaaCGACACAAGTCGCTACCATGCGTACTATGCTGCATGACGCTATCAATACTAAAACACTTG gaaaATATGAACGCCGTCAGCTGAAGGCCTTCTTCCAACTGACTCAAGACAGTGAGTTTGCATATGCTCTGTGGGGAGTCATCAAAATGGATATGTCATTACCTCTTAGCTATTGTAGTCTGTGTGTCACATACCTTATTATTGTTGTACAATTTTCGAGATTTATAGACTAG